One genomic window of Solanum stenotomum isolate F172 chromosome 9, ASM1918654v1, whole genome shotgun sequence includes the following:
- the LOC125877804 gene encoding alpha-aminoadipic semialdehyde synthase-like has translation MFGNGVVGILSEATNKWERRAPLTPSHCARLLHGGRGKTGVSRIIVQPSTKRVHHDALYEDVGCEISEDLSQCGLILGIKQPKLEMILPNRAYAFFSHTHKAQKENMPLLDKILAERASLFDYELIVEDTGKRLLAFGTFAGRAGMIDFLHGLGLWYLNHGYSTPFLSLGSSYMYSSLAAAKAAVISIGEEIATMGLPSGICPLVFVFTGSGNVSRGAQEIFKLLPHTFVDPRKLPELHEMAWDLTQSKQPSKRIFQVYGCVATCQDMVEHLNPSKSFNKADYYAHPEQYKPAFHEKIAPYASVIVNCMYWERRFPRLLTTKQIQDLMKNGCPLVGICDITCDVGGSIEFINQTTSIDSPFFRYEPFNDSYHYDLEGKGVMCSAVDILPTEFAKEASQHFGDILSHFTVSLASFRNLEELPAHLKRACIAHYGGLTQLYEYIPRMRKSDLDDPSIVLSNSNGNGRKYTVLVSLSGHLFDKFLINEALDIIEAAGGSFHLVKCQVGQITSDSSYSELEVGAEDKSVLDKIVDSLTSLANSSNSLGSQDKENNISLKVGEFQETIMDEKYDSKKVLILGAGRVCRPAAELLASIGSMTSRQLPKSSVTADFEEQNCVQVIVGSLYLKDAEEVTKGIPNAKAIQLDITSHESLSSWIAQVDVVISLLPPSCHGVIAKACIELKKHLVTASYVDDSMLKLDQDAKSAGITILGEMGLDPGIDHMMAMKMIDQAHAAKGKIRSFVSYCGGLPSPAAANNPLAYKFSWSPAGAIRAGWNPAAYRYQGENILNAGQKLYDSAAKLRLPDFPAFALECLPNRNSLVYGDLYGISEEASTIFRGTLRYEGFSQIMGTLVKIGFFSTESTLILKDGIRSTHSAFLLGLLGIDGKILPESVIDEKYITDRILALGLCTDKDTAVNTAKTIIFLGFQEPTEIPSSCKSPFEVTCLRMEEKLAYSKTEQDMVLLHHEVVVDYPDDHAETHRSTLLAMGRTENGKATMAMALTVGIPAATGALLLLANKIKANGVLRPIDPEVYEPALDILEAYGFKLLEKIE, from the exons ATGTTTGGAAATGGAGTGGTTGGTATCCTCTCAGAGGCGACCAACAAGTGGGAAAGACGGGCTCCCCTGACTCCTTCACACTGTGCTAGACTGCTGCATGGTGGCAGGGGTAAGACTGGAGTGTCACGTATCATTGTGCAGCCATCTACGAAGCGCGTTCATCATGATGCACTCTATGAAGATGTTGGATGTGAGATATCGGAGGACTTGTCCCAATGTGGTCTCATCTTGGGTATCAAACAACCCAAG tTGGAGATGATTCTTCCTAATAGGGCCTATGCCTTCTTCTCCCATACTCACAAGGCACAAAAGGAAAATATGCCCTTGTTGGATAAG ATCTTAGCTGAAAGGGCATCTCTGTTCGACTATGAGCTTATAGTTGAAGACACTGGAAAGAGGTTACTTGCATTTGGAACATTTGCTGGTAGAGCTGGAATGATTGACTTTCTACATGGATTAGGACTCT GGTATCTCAATCATGGCTACTCAACACCTTTTCTCTCACTCGGCTCATCTTACATGTACTCTTCATTGGCTGCGGCTAAGGCTGCAGTGATTTCTATTGGCGAAGAGATAGCAACTATGGGACTTCCATCGGGAATCTGTCCTCTTGTATTTGTTTTCACTGGTTCTGGAAATG TGTCTCGTGGTGCACAAGAAATTTTTAAGCTTCTTCCTCATACATTTGTGGATCCAAGAAAACTTCCAGAGCTACATGAGATG GCCTGGGATCTTACTCAATCGAAGCAGCCATCAAAGCGAATCTTTCAAGTGTATGGTTGTGTAGCCACCTGCCAAGACATGGTGGAACATTTAAATCCTTCAAAATCTTTCAATAAG GCTGATTACTATGCACATCCAGAGCAATACAAACCTGCTTTCCATGAGAAAATAGCCCCTTATGCATCTGTCATAG TAAATTGTATGTACTGGGAGAGAAGGTTTCCGAGGTTGTTGACTACTAAGCAGATTCAAGACCTTATGAAAAATGGATGCCCACTTGTTGGAATCTGTGACATAACTTGTGACGTGGGAGGCTCGATCGAGTTCATCAACCAAACCACATCAATAGACTCACCTTTCTTCAG GTATGAACCTTTCAACGATTCGTATCATTATGACCTAGAAGGTAAAGGTGTGATGTGTTCAGCTGTTGATATTCTTCCCACTGAGTTTGCGAAAGAG GCATCCCAACATTTCGGAGACATTTTGTCCCACTTTACTGTAAGCTTAGCTtcctttagaaatcttgaagaGTTACCTGCACACTTGAAGAGAGCTTGCATAGCCCATTATGGAGGTCTTACTCAGTTGTATGAATACATACCTCGAATGCGGAAATCTGATCTAGA TGACCCTTCAAtagttctttcaaattccaATGGAAACGGGAGGAAATACACCGTATTG GTATCTCTAAGTGGTCATTTGTTTGATAAATTTCTCATAAACGAGGCGTTGGATATTATTGAAGCGGCAGGTGGCTCCTTCCACTTGGTGAAGTGCCAAGTTGGTCAAATCACAAGTGATTCGTCATACTCAgaattggag GTTGGAGCTGAAGATAAATCCGTTTTAGATAAAATAGTTGATTCTTTAACTTCCCTTGCTAATTCAAGCAACTCTTTGGGATCTCAAGACAAGGAAAACAACATATCTTTGAAGGTTGGGGAATTCCAAGAAACAATCATGGATGAGAAGTATGACTCAAAGAAGGTCTTAATTTTAGGTGCTGGTCGGGTTTGCAGACCAGCTGCAGAACTTTTAGCATCAATTGGTAGCATGACATCTAGGCAATTGCCTAAATCATCTGTAACTGCTGATTTTGAAGAGCAAAATTGTGTCCAAGTGATTGTTGGTTCTTTGTACTTGAAGGATGCGGAGGAG GTTACTAAAGGTATTCCAAATGCAAAAGCAATTCAGCTTGACATTACGAGTCATGAGTCTCTTTCTAGCTGGATCGCACAG GTTGATGTTGTCATCAGCTTACTGCCTCCTAGTTGCCATGGTGTTATAGCAAAGGcatgcattgag CTGAAGAAACATCTTGTCACGGCTAGCTACGTTGATGATTCTATGTTAAAGCTAGACCAAGATGCAAAATCTGCTGGAATTACTATTCTTGGTGAAATGGGTTTGGACCCAGGAATCG ATCATATGATGGCGATGAAAATGATCGACCAAGCCCATGCAGCAAAGGGAAAGATCAGGTCTTTTGTTTCTTACTGTGGTGGTCTTCCCTCTCCAGCTGCTGCTAACAATCCATTAGCTTATAAGTTCAG TTGGAGTCCAGCTGGAGCTATACGAGCTGGGTGGAATCCAGCAGCCTACAGATATCAAGGGGAA AATATATTAAATGCAGGTCAGAAGCTTTATGATTCAGCTGCAAAGCTTCGTCTTCCTGATTTTCCAGCCTTTGCATTAGAGTGTCTCCCAAATCGCAACTCCTTAGTGTATGGAGACTTGTATGGCATATCAGAAGAAGCATCGACCATCTTCCGAGGAACACTACGCTATGAAG GTTTTAGTCAAATAATGGGGACACTTGTGAAGATAGGATTCTTCAGTACAGAATCTACTCTGATTCTTAAGGATGGGATCAGATCCACGCACAGCGCGTTTTTGCTTGGACTTCTTGGGATCGATGGAAAGATTTTGCCTGAATCAGTAATTGATGAAAAATACATCACAGATAGGATATTAGCTCTTGGGCTTTGCACAGACAAGGACACAGCAGTCAATACAGCAAAAACAATAAT CTTTCTGGGATTTCAAGAGCCTACAGAAATACCATCATCCTGCAAATCTCCATTTGAAGTAACATGTTTGCGCATGGAAGAGAAATTAGCATACTCCAAAACAGAGCAG GATATGGTGCTTTTACACCATGAAGTGGTAGTAGATTACCCAGACGACCATGCTGAAACTCATAGATCGACACTCTTGGCAATGGGAAGGACGGAGAACGGGAAAGCCACCATGGCCATGGCTCTTACAGTAGGGATTCCAGCAGCCACCGGAGCTCTG CTATTACTTGCAAACAAGATTAAAGCAAATGGTGTATTAAGGCCTATTGATCCAGAAGTCTATGAGCCAG CACTGGATATTTTGGAAGCATATGGTTTCAAGTTGCTGGAGAAGATTGAATAA